A segment of the Agromyces sp. H17E-10 genome:
CGGGAACGCCTCCTTCGTGAGCGACGTGAACACGAGCTCGCCGATCTCGCCGTCGGGCAGCACCGCGCCCGTGTCGCCGTCGATGATCTCGGGCAGGAAGTGGTCCTCCCAGAGGTGCGGGCCGTCCTTCGTCTCGAGGCACTCGTTGCCGACGCCGGGACCCATGACCTCGCTGAGGCCGTAGATGTCGAGCGCATCGAGCGCCAGCCGCTCCTCGAGCTCGCGGCGCATCTCGTTCGTCCACGGCTCGGCGCCGAGCACGGCGACCTTGAGCGACGTCGAGCGCGGGTCGATGCCCTGCTCGGCCATGGCGTCGGCGATCGTGAGGAGGTAGCTCGGCGTGCAGAGGATCGCGTCGGGCTCGAAGTCCATGATGAGCTGCACCTGCCGGGCGGTCTGCCCGCCAGACATCGGGATGACGGTCGCGCCGAGCGCCTCGATGCCCGCGTGGGCACCGAGACCGCCGGTGAACAGGCCGTAGCCGTAGGCGTTGTGCACCTTCATTCCGGGGCGGATGCCGCTCGCCCGCAGTGACCGGGCGACGAGCGACCCCCAGCGCTCGAGGTCGCCCTTCGTGTAGCCGACGACCGTCGGACGCCCGGTCGTGCCGCTCGAGGCGTGGATGCGCGCGACCTCCGACATGGGCACCGCGAACATGCCGAAGGGGTAAGTCTCGCGCAGGTCGGCCTTGGTCGTGAACGGCAGCTTCGCGACGTCGGCGAGCGAACGGATGTCGCGGGGGTGCACGCCCGCCTCGTCGAACTTGCGCGTGTAGAGCGGGACGTGCTCGTAGGCGTGCGCGACGGTCTGCTGCAGTCGTTCGAGCTGGAGCGCCTCGATCTCGGCGCGGCTCAGCCGCTCCTCGGGCTCGAGCTCGTCGGCCGCGGGCGGGCGCAGGCCCGAGACGGAGGGGAGGGTGCTGGGGGAGTTGGTCGTCGTCGACACGGTGGCTCCTGGGAGTGGGATGGGCTGGGGTCTCGACACAGGGGAGGGTTGCGGAGCCCGCAGGTCAGAAGGTGCGGTTGGTGGAGATCGACCGGCCGCGGAACTCGGCGACCGGCTCGCCGTGCTCGTCGACGACCGACACGTCGTAGAGGCCGGTCCGGCCCGAGCGGGTACGTCGCACGGCCGTCGCCGTGAGCTTCTGGCCCGCGTGCGTCGACTTGAGGAAGGTGATGTCGGCGCCTGCCGCCACGGTGACGCGGTCGTCTTCGTTGCACGAGATCGCGAACGCGGTGTCGGCGAGGGCGAAGACGAGGCCCCCGTGGGTGATGCCGAAGCCGTTCGTCATCTCCTCGCGAACGACCATGCTGACGACGGCGTGGCCGGGATCGTCGCGTTCGACCACGAGTCCGAGCCACGCTGCGGCGCGGTCGCGCCGCATCATCTCGCGATTGAGGCCGTCGGCGTCGGTCGCGGCATCCGTCATCTCGTACTCCTCATCGAGTGGGGCGTCATTGTCGGGCGCCGAGTTCGAATATATACTAACTGAACGATCGGTTGGTAATATCGGGATGCCGCGGCACGCGTCGCGACCGGCACCGACCGCCACAACCCAGGAGTCGACGATGACCGCACCAGCAGACCTCCGCCCCGTGACGGGGGAGGCGTCCGATGCCGACGGCCAGGCCGCGTTCGACGCGATCATCGCCGCCGACTCGCGCATCGAGCCCCGCGACTGGATGCCCGAGGCGTACCGCAAGACGCTCATCCGGCAGATCAGCCAGCACGCGCACTCCGAGATCATCGGCATGCAGCCCGAGTCGAACTGGATCACGCGGGCGCCGAGCCTCAAGCGCAAGGCGATCCTGATGGCCAAGGTGCAAGACGAGGCAGGCCACGGGCTCTACCTCTACTCGGCCGCGCAGACGCTCGGCATCGGGCGTGAGGAGATGATGCAGCAGCTCATCGAGGGGCGTGCCCGGTACTCGTCGATCTTCAACTACACCACCCCGACCTGGGCCGACATGGGCGCGATCGGCTGGCTCGTCGACGGCGCCGCGATCTGCAACCAGGTGCCGCTGTGCCGCGCCTCGTACGGCCCCTACGGCCGGGCGATGGTGCGCATCTGCAAGGAGGAGTCGTTCCACCAGCGGCAGGGGTTCGAGATCCTGCTCGAGCTCATGCAGGGCACGCCCGAGCAGCGGCAGATGGCGCAGGACGCCGTCGACCGCTGGTACTGGCCGAGCCTGCAGATGTTCGGTCCGCCCGACGATCAGTCGCCGAACTCGGCGCAGTCGATGGCGTGGAACATCAAGCGCTTCTCGAACGACGAACTGCGCCAGCGCTTCGTCGGCATGCTCGTGCCGCAGGCCGAGGTGCTCGGCGTCACCCTGCCCGACCCGAACCTGCGTTTCAACGAGGAGACGGGCGAGTACGACATGAGCGAGATCGACTGGACCGAGTTCAACGAGGTCCTCGCCGGTCGCGGGCCCGCCAACGCCGAGCGGCTCCGCCGGCGCCGCGAGGCCCACGAGGAGGGCGCCTGGGTGCGCGAGGCCGCCGCCGAGTACGCCCGCAAGCAGGCCCTGAAGCAGAAGGAAGTGGCGTGATGTCGACCCCCGGTGAGACCGGCGCCGAGGCCTGGCCCCTGTGGGAGGTCTTCGTGCGCGCCAACCGCGGCCTGAGCCACGTGCACGTCGGATCGCTGCACGCACCCGACGCCGACATGGCCGTGCGCAACGCGCGCGACCTCTACACGCGCCGCAACGAGGGCGTGTCGATCTGGGTCGTGCCGGCCGTCGCGATCACGACGAGCGACCCCGACGCGAAGGGTGCCTTCTTCGAGAGCCCCGCCGGTAAGAACTACCGCCACGCGGTCTACTACACGAAGAGCGAGGGGGTGAAGCACCTGTGAGTGCGGATCTCGATACGCCTCCTGCGTCGGCTACTCGATCACCGGAGGGACACGGCGACGTCACCGTCGACCGGCTCGCGCTCGCCGACGAGCTCGCCGGCCAGGCCGACGACGGCACCGCCCGCGTCGCCTCGCCCGAGGTCGCCGAGTATGCACTGCGCCTCGGCGACGACGCCCTCGTGCTCGCCCAGCAGCTCGGCATGTGGATCACCCGCGCGCCTGAGCTCGAAGAGGATGTGGCACTCGGCAACATCGGCCTCGACCTGCTCGGCCACGCCCGCTCGCTGCTGCACTACGCCGGCACCGCCACGGGCCGCAGCGAAGACGACCTCGCCTACTGGCGCGACGAGCCAGAGTGGCGCAACGCGTGGCTCTTCGAACAGCCGAACGGCGACTTCGCCTGCACGATCGCGCGTCAGCTCGTGGCATCCCTCTATCTCTTCGAACTGTACGGCGCGCTCACCGACTCGACCGACCCGACCCTCGCCGCGATCGCGGCGAAGGCCGTGAAGGAGGTCGACTACCACCGCGACCACGCCGTGCAGTGGACGCTGCGTCTCGCCGGCGGCACCGAGGAGTCGCGTCGGCGCATGATCGACGGCGTGACCGTGACCTGGCCGTACGTCGACGAGCTGTTCGAGGACGACGAGCTCATCGAGGGCCTCGCCGCCGAGGGCGTCGCGGTGCTGCCGTCGTCGCTGCGCCCCGCGTTCGAGGCGGCGATCGACGCCGTCTTCACCGAAGCGGAGCTCGAGCGGCCGACGGGCCGCACCGCCTACACCGCCTCGGGCGGCGGGCGCCGCGGTTCGCACACCGAACGGCTCGCGCCGCTGCTCGCCGAGATGCAGGTGCTCGCCCGGCAGCATCGGGGTGCGACGTGGTGACCGCGGTGACCACTGCCGGTCGAGGAGCGCCGACGCGAAGCGGCGACGCGTCTCGAGACCACGCTTGGGCGGTCGCCGCGACGGTGACCGACCCCGAGATCCCCGTGCTCACGATCGAAGACCTCGGCGTCCTGCGCGCGGTCGACGTCGCCGACGACGGGTCGGTGCGCGTGCAGATCACCCCGACCTACAGCGGGTGCCCCGCGATGGACGCGATCCGCGACGACGTGCTGCTCGCGCTCACGCACGCGGGCTACGACCGGGTCGACGTCGAGCTCGTGCTCGCGCCGGCGTGGACGACCGACTGGATGAGCGACGCCGGCAAGGAGAAGCTGCGCCGCTACGGCATCCAGGCGCCGACCGGCAAGGCGGCGGCGCGCGATGCCGGGCCGGTACGCGTGCAGCTCGCCGTGAAATGCCCCCGCTGCGACTCGCTCAACACCCGCGAACTCGCCCGCTTCGGCTCGACGTCGTGCAAGGCGCTCTACGAGTGCCGCGACTGCCTCGAGCCCTTCGACTACTTCAAGGTGCTCTGATGGCGGCGAAGAACCTCGGTTCCACCTCTGAGCAGGTTGAGGAGCGAGCGCAGCGAGCGTCTCGAAACCAGCCGGGATTTCGAGACGGCGCTGGCGCGCCTCCTCAATCGGCTGCGGCCGAGGTCGCCGAGGCGTTCCTCGCGTCGGCCGTCGGCGGCGAGCACGTGCCCAAGCGCCGTCGCGCCCGCTTCCACTCGCTCGAGGTCGCCGAAGTGCGTCCGCTCACGAGCGACTCGGTCGAGGTCACGTTCGCGGTGCCCGACGATCTCGCCGACGAGTACACGTACCTGCCCGGCCAGTACGTCGCCCTCCGCAAGGAGCTCGAGGGCTACGAGCGCCGGCGCAGCTACTCCATCTGCCGTCCGCCCGAGCGCGGCAGCCTCTCGGTCGCGATCAAGCGCGACCTCGGCGGCGTCTTCTCGACGTGGGCGAACTCCGAGCTGCGGGCGGGCGACACGCTCGACGTCATGAGCCCGCAGGGCACGTTCACCTCGACCCTCGACGCGCTCGACGGCAAGCACGTCGTCGGCATCGCGGCGGGATCGGGCATCACCCCGCTGATGGCGCTCGCGCAGGCCGTGCTCGCCCGCTCCGCGACATCCCAGTTCGAACTCGTCTACACGAACCG
Coding sequences within it:
- the paaC gene encoding 1,2-phenylacetyl-CoA epoxidase subunit PaaC gives rise to the protein MSADLDTPPASATRSPEGHGDVTVDRLALADELAGQADDGTARVASPEVAEYALRLGDDALVLAQQLGMWITRAPELEEDVALGNIGLDLLGHARSLLHYAGTATGRSEDDLAYWRDEPEWRNAWLFEQPNGDFACTIARQLVASLYLFELYGALTDSTDPTLAAIAAKAVKEVDYHRDHAVQWTLRLAGGTEESRRRMIDGVTVTWPYVDELFEDDELIEGLAAEGVAVLPSSLRPAFEAAIDAVFTEAELERPTGRTAYTASGGGRRGSHTERLAPLLAEMQVLARQHRGATW
- the paaE gene encoding 1,2-phenylacetyl-CoA epoxidase subunit PaaE — translated: MAAKNLGSTSEQVEERAQRASRNQPGFRDGAGAPPQSAAAEVAEAFLASAVGGEHVPKRRRARFHSLEVAEVRPLTSDSVEVTFAVPDDLADEYTYLPGQYVALRKELEGYERRRSYSICRPPERGSLSVAIKRDLGGVFSTWANSELRAGDTLDVMSPQGTFTSTLDALDGKHVVGIAAGSGITPLMALAQAVLARSATSQFELVYTNRSTLDVMFLEELAELKDRYPSRLALHHVLSREQRTAPLLSGRIDAEKLGTMLDVLIRPETVDEWFLCGPFELVQLARDTLAERGVPTGHVRYELFTTDADQVEPRHGRPVVVQQGEETVAIEFTLDGQSSTVESPVSANESILNAALRVRPDVPFACAGGVCGTCRARVVEGSVNMTENYALEPDELERGYVLTCQSHPKSERVVVDYDV
- the paaD gene encoding 1,2-phenylacetyl-CoA epoxidase subunit PaaD, which encodes MTTAGRGAPTRSGDASRDHAWAVAATVTDPEIPVLTIEDLGVLRAVDVADDGSVRVQITPTYSGCPAMDAIRDDVLLALTHAGYDRVDVELVLAPAWTTDWMSDAGKEKLRRYGIQAPTGKAAARDAGPVRVQLAVKCPRCDSLNTRELARFGSTSCKALYECRDCLEPFDYFKVL
- the paaA gene encoding 1,2-phenylacetyl-CoA epoxidase subunit PaaA; translation: MTAPADLRPVTGEASDADGQAAFDAIIAADSRIEPRDWMPEAYRKTLIRQISQHAHSEIIGMQPESNWITRAPSLKRKAILMAKVQDEAGHGLYLYSAAQTLGIGREEMMQQLIEGRARYSSIFNYTTPTWADMGAIGWLVDGAAICNQVPLCRASYGPYGRAMVRICKEESFHQRQGFEILLELMQGTPEQRQMAQDAVDRWYWPSLQMFGPPDDQSPNSAQSMAWNIKRFSNDELRQRFVGMLVPQAEVLGVTLPDPNLRFNEETGEYDMSEIDWTEFNEVLAGRGPANAERLRRRREAHEEGAWVREAAAEYARKQALKQKEVA
- the paaK gene encoding phenylacetate--CoA ligase PaaK, which codes for MRPPAADELEPEERLSRAEIEALQLERLQQTVAHAYEHVPLYTRKFDEAGVHPRDIRSLADVAKLPFTTKADLRETYPFGMFAVPMSEVARIHASSGTTGRPTVVGYTKGDLERWGSLVARSLRASGIRPGMKVHNAYGYGLFTGGLGAHAGIEALGATVIPMSGGQTARQVQLIMDFEPDAILCTPSYLLTIADAMAEQGIDPRSTSLKVAVLGAEPWTNEMRRELEERLALDALDIYGLSEVMGPGVGNECLETKDGPHLWEDHFLPEIIDGDTGAVLPDGEIGELVFTSLTKEAFPVIRYRTRDLTRLLPGTARPGMRRMEKITGRNDDMIILRGVNLFPTQIEELVLGIEQLTPHFILELSKEGRMDALKVRIERHPDLSVETCEAAAAVLAQRIKVHVGSTVVVQLEEPGTLPRSEGKYKRVYDLRNG
- the paaB gene encoding 1,2-phenylacetyl-CoA epoxidase subunit PaaB; this encodes MSTPGETGAEAWPLWEVFVRANRGLSHVHVGSLHAPDADMAVRNARDLYTRRNEGVSIWVVPAVAITTSDPDAKGAFFESPAGKNYRHAVYYTKSEGVKHL
- the paaI gene encoding hydroxyphenylacetyl-CoA thioesterase PaaI; the encoded protein is MAVGAGRDACRGIPILPTDRSVSIYSNSAPDNDAPLDEEYEMTDAATDADGLNREMMRRDRAAAWLGLVVERDDPGHAVVSMVVREEMTNGFGITHGGLVFALADTAFAISCNEDDRVTVAAGADITFLKSTHAGQKLTATAVRRTRSGRTGLYDVSVVDEHGEPVAEFRGRSISTNRTF